In Streptomyces sp. NBC_00414, a single window of DNA contains:
- a CDS encoding serine hydrolase domain-containing protein produces MRRPTARRTLCAALLAASLWAPTAAHPAAAEQRPVASHPDKGDCPKSLGHKLTSRLDKAMDDVGKKADIPGAVVGLWMPGKGCYVRSMGVADTRTGEPMAADSFVRIGSETKTFTVTALLELVDEGRIGLDDPISAYVKGVPKGDRITLRQLAEMRSGLFPYTEDADFVQDLLSDPQRVFTPRQSLAYGFKHRNTFAPGKKFQYSNSNLVLLGLVIEKVSGRPLADFIHHRVLHPAHLRNTLFPQGNEFPQPHPRGYTDQTLSGEVADATDWNPSWAWAAGAMISNLQDLRLWAKSVATGQLLSPETQKQRLRTLPTGIPGTTYGLGILKTNGWIGHNGSIPGYETVTVYLPSEKATLVIMMNTDILSQGQEPSTLLARAITAVATPKNVYDGSATAPQSAPRS; encoded by the coding sequence ATGAGACGTCCCACCGCCCGCCGTACCCTCTGTGCAGCGCTGCTCGCCGCGTCCCTGTGGGCGCCGACGGCGGCCCATCCCGCCGCGGCCGAGCAGCGGCCGGTCGCCTCCCACCCCGACAAGGGCGACTGCCCGAAGAGCCTGGGACACAAGCTCACGTCCCGCCTCGACAAGGCCATGGACGACGTCGGCAAGAAGGCGGACATCCCCGGGGCGGTCGTCGGTCTGTGGATGCCGGGCAAGGGCTGCTACGTCCGGTCCATGGGCGTCGCCGACACCAGGACCGGCGAGCCGATGGCCGCGGACTCCTTCGTACGGATCGGCAGCGAGACCAAGACGTTCACCGTCACCGCGCTGCTCGAACTCGTGGATGAGGGCCGGATCGGGCTGGACGATCCGATCTCCGCCTACGTGAAGGGCGTGCCCAAGGGCGACCGCATCACGCTGCGCCAGCTCGCGGAGATGCGCAGCGGTCTCTTCCCCTACACAGAGGACGCCGACTTCGTCCAGGACCTGCTGAGCGACCCGCAGCGCGTCTTCACCCCGCGCCAGTCCCTCGCGTACGGCTTCAAGCATCGCAACACCTTCGCCCCGGGCAAGAAGTTCCAGTACTCCAACTCCAACCTCGTCCTGCTGGGGCTGGTGATCGAAAAGGTGAGCGGCCGTCCGCTCGCCGACTTCATCCACCACCGGGTGCTGCACCCGGCGCACCTGCGCAACACACTGTTCCCGCAGGGCAACGAGTTCCCCCAGCCGCATCCGCGCGGCTACACCGACCAGACACTGAGCGGTGAGGTGGCGGACGCGACGGACTGGAACCCCAGCTGGGCCTGGGCGGCGGGAGCGATGATCTCGAATCTGCAGGATCTGCGGCTCTGGGCCAAGTCCGTCGCCACCGGGCAACTGCTCAGCCCCGAGACCCAGAAGCAGCGGCTCAGGACGCTGCCCACCGGCATCCCCGGCACCACCTACGGCCTCGGCATCCTCAAGACCAACGGCTGGATCGGGCACAACGGCTCCATCCCGGGCTACGAGACCGTGACGGTCTACCTGCCCTCGGAGAAGGCCACGCTGGTCATCATGATGAACACGGACATCCTGAGCCAGGGCCAGGAGCCGTCCACCCTGCTGGCCCGCGCGATCACAGCGGTCGCCACCCCGAAGAACGTCTACGACGGCTCGGCCACGGCGCCCCAGTCCGCACCTCGCAGCTAG